The following coding sequences lie in one Gammaproteobacteria bacterium genomic window:
- a CDS encoding 4Fe-4S dicluster domain-containing protein: MVWITPEAPAPLELAQCVGCGLCLAVCPTYRLTADETASPRGRLAAMAAAAEGIVAIDATFDDVIGFCLQCRACQVVCPALVPFGKMIEGVRAEINVRQPSLVRRARNRALGRWVAMPGLVRLGVGAAALALRAGLGRWMPRLVAGLRPSARVELRGREFAAVGPERGTAALLLGCVMESGFAQIHVATIETLQRAGYRVVIPPNQTCCGALAAHEGAALEARRLAQRNAAAFSGADIVIADAAGCSSHLKEYGHWAGEDGASLASRARDVTEVVAEAIEAGWLPASNVDRGPVAVQDPCHLRHAQRIVDQPRTILRAAGYRIVEIDQEGLCCGAAGAWGVLHPEASDALAEIKVSQVHQAGSTILASANVGCEMQLRAHLEGWYRVAHPVELYWEAVVDDAVGAVG, translated from the coding sequence CTGGCCCAGTGTGTGGGATGCGGCCTCTGTCTCGCAGTGTGCCCCACCTACCGTCTCACCGCAGACGAGACGGCATCGCCTCGAGGGCGGCTGGCGGCCATGGCGGCGGCGGCCGAAGGAATCGTTGCGATCGACGCCACCTTCGACGACGTCATCGGATTCTGTCTCCAGTGCCGGGCATGCCAAGTCGTATGTCCCGCACTCGTTCCGTTCGGGAAGATGATCGAGGGAGTCCGGGCAGAAATCAATGTGCGGCAACCGTCGCTTGTCCGCCGGGCGCGCAACAGGGCCCTGGGGCGATGGGTTGCGATGCCCGGGCTGGTCAGGTTGGGTGTCGGCGCGGCAGCTTTGGCCCTTCGTGCGGGTCTGGGTCGATGGATGCCAAGACTCGTGGCAGGCCTGCGGCCATCCGCCCGCGTCGAGTTGCGCGGGCGAGAGTTCGCTGCGGTCGGACCCGAACGAGGAACAGCCGCCCTGCTGCTCGGGTGTGTGATGGAGTCGGGATTCGCTCAGATCCATGTTGCCACCATTGAGACTCTCCAGCGGGCCGGATACAGAGTTGTCATTCCTCCGAACCAGACCTGCTGTGGTGCCCTCGCCGCCCACGAAGGCGCCGCGCTCGAGGCCCGGCGGCTCGCTCAACGCAACGCGGCCGCGTTCTCCGGAGCCGATATCGTCATCGCCGACGCCGCCGGGTGCAGTTCCCACCTGAAGGAGTACGGACACTGGGCCGGAGAGGACGGAGCGAGCCTGGCTTCGCGAGCCAGGGACGTGACCGAGGTCGTCGCAGAGGCCATCGAGGCGGGGTGGCTTCCTGCCTCGAACGTCGACCGCGGACCCGTTGCGGTGCAAGATCCTTGTCATCTCCGACACGCCCAGCGCATTGTCGACCAGCCACGAACCATTCTGAGGGCCGCCGGATATCGGATCGTCGAGATCGACCAGGAAGGGCTGTGTTGCGGGGCGGCCGGCGCTTGGGGGGTGCTCCATCCGGAGGCATCCGATGCGCTCGCCGAGATAAAGGTTTCCCAGGTCCACCAAGCAGGCTCGACGATCCTCGCATCGGCCAACGTCGGCTGTGAGATGCAGCTTCGTGCCCATCTCGAAGGGTGGTACAGGGTCGCTCATCCTGTCGAGCTGTATTGGGAAGCGGTAGTCGATGACGCCGTGGGCGCGGTAGGCTGA